TTATAAATCAGATGGAAAGTTAGCCAAGAATGAATGGGTAGATGGCGGTCGTTACTATGTTGAATCAGACGGTAAAATGGCTAGGGATAAATGGGTAGATGGTGGTCGTTACTATGTAGGATACGATGGTGTGTGGCAACCAAAACCAGCAGCTGGGAATCCATACTCAGCAGCTTTAAAGACAGCACAAGCATATAATAGGATTCATTTGTCAAAAAAAAGAATTTATGAGATGTTAATTTTTGAAGGTTTTAATAGTGACACTGCACAATATGCTATCAATCATTTGCAAGCAGACTATAAGGCGAATGCCTTAGCTAAAGCAAGAGGATACCGAAAACATAACAATTTCTCAAAAACGAAAATTTATGACTGGCTAACTTCTCCTAGTATTGACAAATTTACCAAAGAAGAAGCCGACTATGCCATTCAACATTTAGGTGACTAATTTTTACAAATAGTGAAGCAAATGAGATGTTTTAATTTTGGCTTGTAGCCTGCAAACCTTTGCACAAAAGAGACGATTTTGTTATACTATATCTGTAAGCATTTTCAATTAAAAAGGAGAAGACGATGAGTCAAAAGATTATTGGGATTGACCTTGGTGGAACATCTATTAAGTTTGCAATTTTAACTCAAGAGGGAGAAATCCAAGAAAAATGGTCTATCAAGACCAATATTTTGGACGAAGGAAGCCATATCGTAGATGATATGATCGAGTCTATTCAACATCGTTTGGACTTGCTTGGATTGTCAGCTACGGATTTCCGAGGTATTGGAATGGGATCACCTGGTGTGGTAGACCGTGAAAAAGGAACTGTTATCGGTGCCTACAACCTAAACTGGAAAACCCTTCAACCGATTAAAGAAAAGATTGAAAAAGCCTTGGGGATTCCATTCTTCATTGATAATGATGCCAACGTAGCTGCTCTTGGTGAGCGCTGGATGGGTGCTGGTGAAAACCAACCAGACGTTGTCTTTATGACACTTGGTACTGGTGTTGGTGGTGGTATCGTGGCAGAAGGCAAATTGCTTCACGGTGTCGCTGGTGCGGCAGGAGAACTTGGTCATATCACTGTTGACTTTGACCAACCAATCGCTTGTACTTGTGGTAAGAAAGGCTGTCTTGAGACAGTTGCTTCTGCAACAGGGATTGTCAACTTGACACGTCGTTATGCAGATGAATACGAAGGCGATGCGGCTTTGAAACGCTTGATCGACGACGGTGAAGAAGTAACAGCCAAAACTGTCTTTGACCTTGCAAAAGAAGGGGACGACCTTGCCTTGATCGTTTACCGTAACTTCTCACGTTACTTGGGAATCGCTTGTGCCAACATCGGCTCTATCCTCAACCCTTCAACAATCGTTATCGGTGGTGGGGTGTCAGCTGCGGGAGAATTCCTTCTACAAGGTGTTCAAAAGGTTTATGACGAAAATACCTTCCCACAAGTACGCACAACAACTAAACTAGCTCTTGCAACTCTAGGAAATGACGCTGGAGTTATCGGAGCAGCATCACTTGTATTGCAATAAGATAATAAAAGGAGAAAAACACTACTTTAAAGCTAGTGATTTTCCTCCTTTCTTTTTTTATGCTATACTAGTTAAGACTATAAATGAGGTGAGAGTAAATGACAAAAGCAGATACGATTTTTAAAGAGAATATTGAACGAATCCTCAAAGACGGCGTCTTTTCTGAACAAGCACGTCCCAAGTACAAGGATGGGACTGTTGCCAACTCCAAGTACGTAACGGGTGCCTTTGCGGAGTATGATTTGTCTAAAGGGGAATTTCCCATCATAACCTTGCGTCCCA
This Streptococcus oralis DNA region includes the following protein-coding sequences:
- a CDS encoding ROK family glucokinase is translated as MSQKIIGIDLGGTSIKFAILTQEGEIQEKWSIKTNILDEGSHIVDDMIESIQHRLDLLGLSATDFRGIGMGSPGVVDREKGTVIGAYNLNWKTLQPIKEKIEKALGIPFFIDNDANVAALGERWMGAGENQPDVVFMTLGTGVGGGIVAEGKLLHGVAGAAGELGHITVDFDQPIACTCGKKGCLETVASATGIVNLTRRYADEYEGDAALKRLIDDGEEVTAKTVFDLAKEGDDLALIVYRNFSRYLGIACANIGSILNPSTIVIGGGVSAAGEFLLQGVQKVYDENTFPQVRTTTKLALATLGNDAGVIGAASLVLQ